A single Microbaculum marinisediminis DNA region contains:
- a CDS encoding class I SAM-dependent RNA methyltransferase: MAKSTVETVTITRLGHLGDGIAETETGTVFVPFTLPGERVEIERTGDRGRPLKILETSPARTAPTCRHFGACGGCALQHMKPEAYLAWKREQLRVPLAQRGVEAPVAPVVPVSTGSRRRAVFAARRVGKQAVFGYHARHSHRIVAIEECPILRPEIANVLPGLAKLAGPLTPFKGEIRIGVTATDTGLDVAFEGPRPRPPALAPLAAPLLQQLGIARLSIAGEPVMTFAEPTVTVDGMQIALPPLAFLQAAASAETVMGRLVGDAVAGAGRIADLYAGIGTFALRLARQVRVLAVEGDGPALTALAEAARRARGVKPMETLKRDLARMPMSAGELSAFDAVVFDPPRAGADAQAREIAAANVAKVVAVSCNPATLARDLKTLVDGGYRVDRITPVDQFLYSPHIEAVAELSRDT, translated from the coding sequence ATGGCTAAATCGACTGTCGAAACGGTCACGATCACCCGGCTCGGCCATCTCGGCGACGGGATCGCCGAGACGGAGACGGGCACGGTCTTCGTGCCGTTCACGCTGCCCGGCGAGCGCGTCGAGATCGAGCGCACGGGCGACCGCGGCAGGCCGCTGAAGATCCTGGAGACAAGCCCGGCGCGCACCGCGCCGACCTGCAGGCATTTCGGCGCCTGCGGCGGCTGCGCCCTGCAGCACATGAAGCCGGAGGCCTATCTCGCCTGGAAGCGCGAGCAACTCCGCGTGCCGCTGGCCCAGCGCGGCGTCGAGGCCCCCGTCGCGCCGGTGGTGCCGGTGTCAACCGGGTCGCGGCGGCGCGCGGTCTTCGCGGCGCGCCGCGTCGGCAAGCAGGCGGTCTTCGGCTATCACGCGCGCCACAGCCATCGCATCGTCGCCATCGAGGAATGCCCGATCCTGCGGCCGGAGATCGCCAATGTGCTGCCGGGGCTCGCCAAGCTCGCCGGCCCGCTGACGCCGTTCAAGGGCGAGATCCGCATCGGTGTCACCGCGACCGATACCGGCCTGGACGTCGCCTTCGAAGGCCCGCGCCCACGCCCGCCCGCGCTGGCGCCGCTCGCCGCACCGTTGCTGCAGCAACTGGGGATCGCACGGCTCTCGATCGCGGGCGAGCCGGTCATGACCTTCGCCGAGCCGACGGTGACCGTCGACGGGATGCAGATCGCCCTGCCACCGCTCGCCTTCCTTCAGGCTGCCGCCAGCGCCGAGACGGTCATGGGCCGGCTGGTGGGCGACGCGGTCGCCGGCGCCGGCCGCATCGCCGATCTCTATGCCGGCATCGGCACCTTCGCGCTCAGGCTGGCGCGGCAGGTGCGCGTGCTGGCCGTCGAGGGCGACGGTCCGGCGCTGACGGCGCTCGCCGAGGCGGCCCGGCGCGCCAGGGGCGTGAAACCGATGGAAACGCTCAAGCGCGATCTTGCCCGCATGCCGATGAGCGCGGGGGAACTGTCGGCGTTCGACGCGGTGGTGTTCGACCCGCCGCGTGCCGGCGCCGACGCGCAGGCGCGCGAGATCGCCGCCGCGAACGTCGCGAAGGTCGTCGCCGTGTCCTGCAATCCCGCGACGCTGGCGCGCGACCTCAAGACCCTGGTCGACGGCGGCTATCGGGTCGACCGGATCACACCGGTGGATCAATTCCTGTACTCACCCCATATTGAGGCCGTAGCAGAACTGTCGCGCGATACCTGA
- a CDS encoding L,D-transpeptidase: protein MGLLSRLLRTRIFGARAGRYALAGLVFAAGSAAALNVNTQIYNPDTRKWEDYDPRRAILYFQRHGQTPAAFQRKIVTFRTAEKPGTIVIDGDKHFLYLVLPDFQAVRYGIGVGREGFGWAGIVNVGRKAEWPVWTPPAEMVARDPKAAQYANGMPGGPDNPLGPRALYLYEGNRDSIYRIHGTTEPWSIGLNVSSGCIRLNNDDIIDLYGRVEVGAKVIVLMQGAALYKGV from the coding sequence ATGGGGCTTCTTTCGCGACTCCTCCGGACGCGCATCTTTGGGGCGCGGGCCGGCCGCTACGCCCTGGCCGGGCTGGTGTTCGCGGCGGGATCGGCGGCCGCGCTCAACGTCAATACGCAGATCTACAATCCCGATACCCGCAAATGGGAAGACTACGATCCGCGCCGGGCGATCCTGTATTTTCAGCGCCATGGCCAGACGCCGGCCGCCTTCCAGCGCAAGATCGTCACCTTCCGCACCGCCGAGAAGCCCGGCACCATCGTCATCGACGGCGACAAGCACTTCCTGTACCTGGTGCTGCCCGACTTCCAGGCCGTGCGCTACGGCATCGGCGTGGGCCGCGAGGGCTTCGGCTGGGCGGGCATCGTCAATGTCGGGCGCAAGGCGGAATGGCCGGTGTGGACGCCGCCGGCGGAGATGGTGGCGCGCGATCCCAAGGCCGCGCAGTACGCCAACGGCATGCCCGGCGGCCCCGACAATCCGTTGGGCCCCAGGGCGCTCTATCTCTACGAGGGGAACCGGGATTCAATCTATCGCATCCACGGCACCACGGAACCCTGGTCGATCGGCCTCAACGTGTCGTCCGGCTGCATCCGCCTCAACAACGACGACATCATCGACCTATACGGGCGCGTCGAGGTCGGCGCGAAGGTCATCGTCCTGATGCAGGGCGCGGCTCTCTACAAGGGCGTCTGA
- a CDS encoding TlyA family RNA methyltransferase, which translates to MPRVRLDEVLVRRGLAPSRARARDAILRGRVSVDGRPAVKPGSAVPDDAAIHVDDPALEWVSRAALKLVSGLDAFAFDVAGKTCLDIGASTGGFTQVLLARGAARIHAIDVGHGQLAPEVGEDPRVVSHEGVNARALTAADIADPIAVVVCDVSFISLRLALPPALALAEPGAMLVALVKPQFEVGREALGKGGIVRDPAEGKRVAHAIADWLAAQGWTVLGLIASPIAGGDGNQEFLLGARKGAGHG; encoded by the coding sequence ATGCCTCGCGTTCGGCTGGACGAGGTTCTGGTGCGGCGCGGGCTGGCGCCGAGCCGGGCGCGCGCGCGCGACGCGATCCTGCGCGGGCGGGTCAGCGTCGACGGCCGCCCGGCCGTCAAGCCCGGATCGGCGGTCCCCGACGACGCGGCCATCCACGTCGACGACCCCGCCCTCGAATGGGTCTCGCGCGCCGCGCTGAAGCTGGTTTCGGGTCTCGACGCCTTCGCCTTCGATGTCGCCGGCAAGACCTGCCTCGATATCGGCGCGTCGACCGGCGGCTTCACCCAGGTCCTGCTGGCGCGCGGGGCGGCGCGTATCCACGCCATCGACGTCGGCCACGGCCAGCTCGCCCCCGAGGTCGGCGAGGATCCGCGCGTGGTCAGCCACGAGGGCGTGAACGCGCGGGCGCTGACGGCCGCCGATATCGCCGATCCGATCGCCGTCGTCGTCTGCGACGTCAGTTTCATCTCGCTGCGGCTGGCCCTGCCCCCCGCGCTGGCGCTCGCCGAGCCCGGCGCGATGCTGGTGGCGCTTGTCAAGCCGCAGTTCGAGGTCGGCCGCGAGGCACTCGGCAAGGGCGGCATCGTCCGCGATCCGGCCGAGGGCAAGCGGGTCGCGCACGCGATCGCCGACTGGCTGGCCGCGCAGGGCTGGACCGTCCTCGGCCTGATCGCCTCGCCGATCGCGGGCGGAGACGGCAACCAGGAGTTCCTGCTCGGTGCGCGGAAGGGAGCAGGCCATGGCTAA
- a CDS encoding TadE/TadG family type IV pilus assembly protein: MFTSLSRRFLHDRRGNVAIIFAMVLLPIVAMIGAAIDYKRTTSARAQLLSSLDAALLALGSSPPRGDAAAQQFLKSFIDAQLEKLGFQGTWTITGFKQSGSRISADLAGSLPTTLMGLLGIELVSFDTSSAVVREQKKVELALVLDNTGSMGSKGKMEALRAAASSLVDIMYEGERAAERVKIALVPFVTGVNIKAPGKFSSTWMDEKGQSRYHGINFDETLTSNGDGNGYSGGNGGWGSGGSGGGGSGGGSGGVGWWGGGWGGGGGSGGGDDGGGTSGGSGPEPLPANHFKLFEGMPNVDWKGCVEARPEPYDTNDTPPSSANPDTLWVPWFWPDEPDLSSNFHNDYLADQIAGNDERQLFTGKYNGFNADIDDTPPETTGPNKSCGQPILPLTNDTQALQSDIADMSHWSGSGTNIAQGLVWGWRVLSPSVPFTEGVGYEEKDTLKAIVLLSDGENIVSKQSNNLNYSDYNPYNYLSRNRLGTTHHLRAADEVDNKVAEICRAVKDKEIRVYTILFDLKSQSLQTLFRDCATSPNLYFDNPSPSELETVFAEIAYDLSKLRLER, from the coding sequence GTGTTCACGTCGTTAAGCCGCAGATTTCTGCACGACCGTCGGGGCAATGTCGCGATCATCTTCGCGATGGTGCTTCTCCCCATCGTCGCAATGATAGGCGCCGCAATCGACTACAAGCGCACGACTTCGGCGCGCGCACAGCTGCTCTCGTCGCTCGACGCCGCGCTGTTGGCGCTAGGCAGTTCGCCGCCGCGCGGCGACGCCGCTGCCCAGCAGTTCCTGAAGTCGTTTATCGACGCGCAACTGGAGAAACTCGGCTTTCAGGGCACCTGGACCATCACCGGTTTCAAGCAGTCCGGCAGCCGTATCTCCGCCGATCTCGCCGGCAGCCTGCCGACGACCCTGATGGGTCTGCTCGGCATCGAGCTGGTCAGCTTCGACACGTCGAGCGCGGTGGTTCGGGAACAGAAAAAGGTCGAACTGGCCCTCGTCCTCGACAATACCGGCTCGATGGGCAGCAAGGGCAAGATGGAAGCGTTGCGCGCCGCCGCCTCGTCCCTGGTCGATATCATGTATGAAGGCGAGCGTGCCGCAGAGCGGGTCAAGATCGCTCTCGTTCCCTTCGTTACCGGGGTGAACATCAAGGCGCCGGGCAAGTTCTCCTCGACCTGGATGGATGAGAAGGGCCAGTCGCGTTATCACGGCATCAACTTCGACGAAACGCTCACCAGCAACGGCGACGGGAACGGCTACAGCGGCGGCAACGGCGGCTGGGGCAGCGGCGGATCCGGTGGCGGTGGATCCGGTGGTGGATCCGGCGGCGTCGGCTGGTGGGGCGGCGGCTGGGGCGGCGGCGGCGGATCCGGTGGCGGTGACGACGGCGGCGGCACCAGCGGCGGCTCAGGCCCCGAACCCCTCCCGGCCAATCATTTCAAACTGTTCGAAGGCATGCCGAACGTCGATTGGAAAGGCTGCGTGGAAGCGCGTCCCGAACCCTATGACACGAACGATACGCCTCCGAGCAGCGCCAACCCGGATACTCTCTGGGTGCCGTGGTTCTGGCCGGACGAACCCGATCTTTCGTCGAACTTCCACAACGACTATCTGGCCGACCAGATCGCCGGCAACGACGAGCGCCAGCTCTTCACCGGCAAGTACAACGGCTTCAATGCCGATATCGACGATACGCCACCGGAGACAACCGGCCCCAACAAGTCCTGCGGCCAGCCGATCCTTCCGCTGACCAACGACACGCAGGCGCTGCAAAGCGATATCGCCGACATGTCGCACTGGAGCGGATCGGGCACGAATATCGCGCAAGGCCTGGTCTGGGGCTGGCGGGTGCTTTCACCGTCCGTGCCCTTCACCGAGGGTGTCGGCTACGAAGAGAAGGACACGCTAAAGGCCATCGTGCTCCTGTCGGACGGCGAGAACATCGTCTCAAAACAGTCGAACAACCTGAACTATTCGGACTACAATCCGTACAACTATCTCTCTCGCAACCGGCTCGGCACGACGCATCACCTGCGCGCGGCCGACGAGGTCGACAACAAGGTCGCGGAAATCTGCCGGGCGGTGAAGGACAAGGAAATTCGGGTTTACACGATCCTGTTCGACCTGAAATCGCAGAGCCTGCAGACCCTGTTCCGCGATTGCGCGACAAGCCCGAACCTGTACTTCGACAACCCCTCGCCCAGCGAGCTGGAGACGGTATTCGCCGAGATCGCCTACGACCTCAGCAAACTTCGCCTCGAACGATAG
- a CDS encoding class I SAM-dependent methyltransferase, whose product MATAIERIGLRAGYGLRQGPRIAWYLAHGYAMGRLRRMAEEKHPDARRQSSATKPTPNRDRLWRDLAALFARDLANVEAGIYPMPNDHDGALPERFDRSRAFFLDLPEIFTRRREEAHQEVFSEEFRGRFPRYYLQNFHYQSGGYLSEGSAKIYDLQVEVLFNGTANAMRRQALVPIHAALKGRDQRTVALTDVACGTGRFLRALTDAFPGVRPTGFDLSEPYVEEARRHFRRRGRARFAVANAEALPLPDDSQDVVTTIFLYHELPPKVRRIVAREFARVLKPGGTLVFMDSLQLGDVADYDGLLEMFPSGFHEPFYESYTREDLTALFGEAGLEPVSATPAFVSKVMAFKKP is encoded by the coding sequence ATGGCGACCGCGATCGAACGGATTGGGCTGCGGGCCGGCTACGGCCTTCGTCAGGGCCCGCGCATCGCCTGGTATCTGGCCCACGGCTATGCCATGGGGCGGCTCAGGCGAATGGCCGAGGAGAAACACCCGGACGCCCGGCGACAGAGCAGCGCGACGAAGCCGACACCGAACCGCGACCGGCTGTGGCGCGACCTCGCGGCCCTGTTCGCCCGCGATCTCGCCAATGTCGAGGCCGGTATCTATCCGATGCCGAACGACCATGACGGCGCACTGCCGGAGCGGTTCGACCGCAGCCGCGCATTCTTCCTCGACCTGCCGGAGATTTTCACGCGCCGCCGCGAGGAGGCACACCAGGAGGTGTTCTCGGAGGAATTCCGCGGCCGCTTCCCGCGCTACTACCTGCAGAACTTCCATTACCAGTCGGGCGGCTACCTCTCGGAAGGGTCGGCGAAGATCTACGACCTGCAGGTCGAGGTGCTGTTCAACGGCACGGCCAACGCCATGCGCCGCCAGGCGCTGGTGCCGATCCACGCCGCGCTGAAGGGCCGCGACCAGCGCACCGTCGCCCTGACCGACGTGGCGTGCGGCACCGGGCGCTTCCTGCGCGCGCTGACCGACGCCTTTCCCGGCGTGCGGCCGACAGGCTTCGACCTGTCGGAGCCCTATGTCGAGGAGGCCCGCCGCCACTTCAGGCGCCGCGGACGCGCCCGCTTCGCCGTCGCCAACGCCGAGGCGCTGCCGCTGCCCGACGACAGCCAGGACGTGGTGACGACCATCTTCCTGTACCACGAACTGCCGCCGAAGGTCCGCCGCATCGTGGCGCGCGAGTTTGCCCGCGTGCTCAAGCCCGGTGGCACGCTGGTCTTCATGGATTCGCTGCAACTGGGCGACGTGGCCGACTACGACGGCCTGCTGGAGATGTTCCCGAGCGGCTTCCACGAGCCGTTCTACGAGAGCTATACGCGGGAAGACCTCACCGCCCTGTTCGGCGAGGCTGGCCTGGAGCCGGTCTCCGCGACCCCGGCCTTCGTGTCGAAGGTCATGGCGTTCAAGAAGCCGTAA
- the dxs gene encoding 1-deoxy-D-xylulose-5-phosphate synthase: MTSPNTPLLDTVHLPEDLRRLDESQLTQLADELRKEMVDAVSVTGGHLGAGLGVIELTVALHYVFNTPDDRLVWDVGHQAYPHKILTGRRDRIRTLRQGGGLSGFTKRAESEYDPFGTAHSSTSISAGLGMAVARDLGGRDNNVIAVIGDGAMSAGMAYEAMNNAGAMDKRLIVILNDNDMSIAPPVGAMSAYLARSITGHTYMTIRRRGKKLTSHLPKQVDRFITRWVEHMRGFVTGGTLFEELGFYYVGPIDGHNFDHLLPVLKNVRDAEEGPILVHVVTKKGKGYEPAEKSDDKYHGVSRFNVVTGEQAKGAAKAPSYTKVFAESLVEEARKDDKICAITAAMPSGTGLDLFGKAFPDRTFDVGIAEQHGVTFAAGLSTEGYKPFAAIYSTFLQRGYDQVVHDVAIQSLPVRFAIDRAGLVGADGPTHAGAFDVAYLGCLPGFVIMAAADEAELKHMVATAVTIDDRPSALRYPRGEGVGAEMPAAGVPLEIGKGRILREGGKVAILSLGTRLGEALKAADELGSYGLPATVADARFAKPLDHALIRQLANNHEVLITVEEGSIGGFGSHVLQFLAEDGQLDRGLKVRAMVLPDTFIDQDSPAAMYAKAGLDAQGIVAKALEALGRDAASETTRLA; the protein is encoded by the coding sequence ATGACGTCTCCGAACACGCCGTTGCTCGACACAGTCCACCTGCCGGAAGACCTGCGCAGGCTCGATGAGTCGCAGCTGACCCAGCTGGCCGACGAACTGCGCAAGGAGATGGTCGACGCGGTTTCGGTAACCGGCGGGCATCTGGGCGCGGGGCTCGGCGTCATCGAGCTGACGGTGGCGCTGCACTACGTGTTCAACACGCCCGACGACCGGCTGGTGTGGGACGTCGGCCACCAGGCCTATCCGCACAAGATCCTCACCGGGCGGCGCGACCGCATCCGCACGCTGCGGCAGGGCGGCGGCCTGTCCGGCTTCACCAAGCGGGCGGAAAGCGAATACGACCCGTTCGGCACCGCGCATTCGTCGACCTCGATCTCGGCGGGCCTGGGCATGGCGGTGGCGCGCGACCTCGGCGGGCGCGACAACAACGTCATCGCCGTGATCGGCGACGGGGCGATGTCGGCCGGCATGGCCTACGAGGCCATGAACAACGCCGGCGCCATGGACAAGCGCCTGATCGTCATCCTCAACGACAACGACATGTCGATCGCCCCGCCGGTGGGGGCGATGAGCGCCTATCTGGCCCGCTCGATCACCGGCCATACCTACATGACGATCCGGCGGCGCGGCAAAAAGCTGACCTCGCACCTGCCCAAGCAGGTCGACCGGTTCATCACCCGCTGGGTCGAGCACATGCGCGGCTTCGTGACCGGCGGAACCTTGTTCGAGGAACTTGGCTTCTACTATGTCGGTCCGATCGACGGGCACAATTTCGACCATCTGCTGCCGGTCCTGAAGAACGTGCGCGACGCCGAGGAGGGACCGATCCTCGTCCACGTCGTCACCAAGAAGGGCAAGGGCTACGAGCCGGCCGAGAAGTCCGACGACAAGTATCACGGCGTCTCCCGCTTCAACGTCGTCACCGGCGAGCAGGCCAAGGGCGCGGCCAAGGCGCCGAGCTACACCAAGGTCTTCGCCGAAAGCCTGGTCGAGGAGGCGCGCAAGGACGACAAGATATGTGCCATTACCGCGGCGATGCCGTCCGGCACCGGCCTGGACCTTTTCGGCAAGGCGTTCCCGGACCGCACCTTTGACGTCGGCATCGCCGAACAGCACGGCGTCACCTTCGCGGCGGGGCTATCGACGGAAGGCTACAAGCCGTTCGCGGCGATCTACTCGACGTTCCTGCAGCGCGGCTACGACCAGGTCGTCCACGATGTGGCGATCCAGTCGCTGCCGGTCCGCTTCGCCATCGATCGCGCAGGCCTGGTGGGTGCCGACGGGCCGACCCACGCCGGCGCCTTCGATGTCGCCTATCTCGGCTGCCTGCCCGGCTTCGTCATCATGGCGGCGGCCGACGAGGCGGAACTGAAGCACATGGTGGCGACCGCGGTCACAATCGACGACCGCCCCTCGGCCTTGCGTTACCCGCGGGGCGAAGGCGTCGGCGCGGAGATGCCCGCGGCCGGCGTGCCGCTCGAGATCGGCAAGGGCCGGATTTTGCGCGAAGGCGGCAAGGTGGCGATCCTGTCGCTGGGCACGCGCCTTGGCGAGGCGCTGAAGGCGGCAGACGAGCTTGGCTCCTACGGCCTGCCGGCGACCGTGGCCGACGCCCGTTTCGCCAAACCGCTGGATCACGCCCTGATCCGCCAGCTGGCCAACAACCACGAAGTGCTGATTACCGTGGAAGAAGGCTCGATCGGCGGATTCGGCAGTCATGTCCTGCAGTTCCTTGCAGAGGACGGACAGCTCGACCGGGGGCTGAAGGTACGGGCGATGGTGCTGCCCGATACCTTCATCGATCAGGACAGTCCGGCCGCGATGTACGCCAAGGCCGGACTCGATGCGCAGGGCATCGTCGCGAAGGCCCTTGAAGCGCTCGGCCGCGACGCAGCCAGCGAAACGACCCGGCTGGCCTGA
- a CDS encoding glycine betaine ABC transporter substrate-binding protein: MNRLRKLLAVSALLASWTGSAAASDVVIGVPDWSSATVTAHMLGALLKDEFDLDVDLAEGTNEAIFAAMDAGTEDVHPEVWLPNHTALNAEYVLRRKSVVMSPKGVPARQGICVTQATRERGIRSVTDLADPEKAALFDTDGNGKGEIWIGAPDWSSTRIERIRARSYGYDQTMDLLEADEEVAVTAIDAAMASDKPLVFFCYEPHHTFELHDIVFLDEPAYDPRKWTVVTPEQDPDWLEKSSAAVAWPPSFFHINYSAKLAQERPDVAAFLDAIRLDVDTVSEMTYALIVERRDPDDFAAEWIAQNEDRISGWRNAAKQ, from the coding sequence ACCGGCTCGGCAGCGGCCTCCGACGTCGTCATCGGGGTGCCCGACTGGTCGTCGGCAACCGTCACCGCCCATATGCTGGGGGCGCTTCTCAAAGACGAGTTCGATCTCGACGTCGACCTCGCGGAGGGCACCAACGAAGCGATCTTCGCGGCCATGGATGCCGGAACCGAGGATGTTCATCCCGAAGTCTGGCTACCCAACCACACCGCCCTCAACGCCGAGTACGTTCTGCGACGCAAGTCCGTGGTCATGAGCCCGAAGGGCGTGCCCGCCCGGCAGGGCATCTGCGTGACGCAGGCGACCCGCGAACGCGGCATCCGGTCTGTCACCGACCTCGCCGACCCGGAGAAAGCAGCCCTGTTCGACACCGACGGCAACGGCAAGGGCGAGATCTGGATCGGGGCGCCGGACTGGTCGTCGACTCGGATCGAGAGAATTCGTGCGCGCAGCTACGGCTACGACCAGACCATGGACCTGCTCGAAGCCGATGAAGAGGTGGCGGTGACCGCGATCGACGCGGCGATGGCCTCCGACAAGCCGCTCGTGTTCTTCTGCTACGAGCCGCATCACACCTTCGAACTGCACGATATCGTGTTTCTGGACGAGCCGGCCTACGACCCGCGCAAGTGGACCGTCGTGACTCCGGAACAGGACCCGGACTGGCTGGAGAAGTCGAGCGCCGCCGTCGCCTGGCCGCCGTCCTTCTTCCACATCAACTATTCCGCCAAGCTGGCGCAGGAGCGGCCCGACGTCGCCGCGTTTCTCGACGCGATCCGGCTCGACGTCGATACGGTGTCGGAGATGACCTACGCCCTGATCGTGGAGCGGCGCGACCCGGACGATTTCGCGGCGGAATGGATCGCGCAGAACGAGGACCGGATTTCCGGCTGGCGTAACGCGGCCAAGCAGTAG
- a CDS encoding protein-S-isoprenylcysteine O-methyltransferase — MTPDIAEIIWVVGAVGWYVIRYPHERRSRRTAVSRDRADRVELLLMTISATGLGVVPFVYVLFGFGGVADYGFSPAQGWIGTALFAGSLYLFYRTHRDLGRNWSVTLKVREAHRLITQGVYAYVRHPMYTAFFLWALAQAFLLPNWIAGLSGLAGFGTLYLFRIKREEAMMLETFGDDYRRYSERTKRLVPWIY, encoded by the coding sequence ATGACCCCGGACATCGCCGAAATCATCTGGGTGGTCGGGGCCGTGGGCTGGTACGTGATCCGGTACCCGCACGAACGCCGCTCGCGACGGACCGCCGTCAGCCGCGACCGGGCCGACCGGGTCGAGCTTCTGTTGATGACGATCTCGGCGACCGGCCTCGGCGTCGTGCCCTTCGTCTACGTCCTGTTCGGCTTCGGCGGGGTCGCGGACTACGGCTTCAGCCCGGCGCAGGGTTGGATCGGGACCGCCCTTTTCGCCGGCTCGCTCTATCTGTTCTACCGCACGCATCGCGATCTCGGCCGCAACTGGTCGGTGACACTCAAGGTGCGCGAGGCACATCGGCTGATCACGCAGGGCGTCTACGCCTATGTGCGCCATCCGATGTACACCGCCTTCTTCCTGTGGGCCCTGGCGCAGGCGTTCCTGCTGCCCAACTGGATCGCGGGCCTGTCGGGGCTCGCCGGATTCGGTACGCTCTATCTGTTCCGCATCAAACGCGAGGAAGCGATGATGCTGGAAACCTTCGGCGACGACTATCGCCGCTACAGCGAGCGGACGAAGCGGCTCGTCCCGTGGATTTACTGA
- a CDS encoding RNA polymerase sigma factor, translating to MAETSDATLVEQAAQGDRDAFAALLARHYPFIFRVAYKWCRNVGEAEDHAQDVCVKLGKAIRSFDGRSAFTSWLYRVTLNTVRDAAKSRARREKRAADFAIMAETQAQAADCDAPADALWDAVDRLPDAERDVVLLVYSEGLSHAEAAGVLGCAEGTIAWRISKAKGRLKTLLEGELQ from the coding sequence ATGGCCGAAACGAGCGACGCGACTCTGGTGGAACAGGCGGCGCAGGGCGACCGCGACGCGTTCGCGGCGCTGCTGGCGCGGCACTATCCGTTCATCTTCCGCGTCGCCTACAAATGGTGCCGAAACGTCGGCGAGGCCGAGGACCACGCCCAGGACGTCTGCGTCAAGCTCGGCAAGGCGATCCGCTCGTTCGACGGGCGCTCGGCGTTCACGAGCTGGCTCTACCGGGTGACGCTGAACACGGTGCGGGACGCCGCGAAGTCGCGCGCCCGGCGCGAGAAACGGGCAGCGGACTTCGCCATCATGGCCGAGACGCAGGCGCAAGCCGCCGATTGCGACGCGCCCGCCGATGCCCTCTGGGACGCCGTGGACCGGCTGCCGGACGCGGAGCGCGACGTGGTGCTGCTCGTCTATTCGGAGGGGCTGAGCCACGCGGAGGCCGCCGGCGTGCTCGGCTGCGCGGAAGGCACCATCGCCTGGCGCATCTCGAAAGCGAAGGGGCGCCTGAAAACGTTGCTCGAAGGCGAACTGCAATGA